The following nucleotide sequence is from Saccharothrix texasensis.
GCGGCCAGGTTGAGCGTCGCCAGGTGGGACTCGGCGCCCCGGTCGCGCAGCGTGCACACCCGCAGGAGCCGGTTCGCCAGGACCACCAGGTCCGGGGCGAGGACCGCCAGCCCGATCGCGGTCAGCACCGTGGCCGGGCCGGTCGTCGCGGTGGTCGCGATGCTGTCCGCGGGCAGCGCCGGCACGGCCGATGCGGACCCGACGCCCGCGACGAGCAGGACCGCCGCGACCATCCGCCGCCGGGCGACCCGCGACGACCCGGGCCGTGACGGCGCACCTGTCTCGACCGGGCTGCGCTCCGCGGCCTTGCGGCTGCCGATCCAGGCCGCCGGCACGCCCGCGCCGAGCACCACCACCACACCGACCACGGGCAGCACGATCCCGGGGGAGTAGACCGTGCCCGCCTCGGTCAGCCCGGTGCCACGCACGCCCTGGAAGAGCAGCCAGCCGAGGAGGTAGCCCAGGCCGAGGCCCGGTGGCGCGGCCGCGGCGGAGATCGCGAGCGTCTCCGCCGAGACCAGGACCCGCACCTGCCGGGGCCCGGCCCCGATGAGCCGGAGGCCGCTGATCTCCTCGGCGCGTCCGTCGAGGGTGACGCTGATCGTGGAGACCATGGCGAACACCACGATCGCGACCACCCAGCCGCCCATGATCAGCGGGAACTGCGTGAGGAAGGCCCGGTCCGCGGCGGCGGTCCGGTCGGCGAGGCCGGTGGCGAGGATCGTGGTCATCGCGACGACCAGCGCCATGCCGACCAGCGCGATGAGACCGGTGGCGACCGCGGTGGTCCGGTGGTGGCTGACCAGGCGCAGAGCGAGCTTCAGCACGTCAACGCACCCCCACCGCGTTCGCGGCCCGCTCGGCCGATTCGACGAGCGCGGCCATCCGGTTGGCCACGGTCGCGGCGTTCGGGCGCGCCAGGCGGTCGACGACCAGGCCGTCGGCGAGGAAGAGGACGCTGTCCGAGTAGGACGCCGCCACCGGGTCGTGGGTGACCATGATGATCGTCTGGCCGCGGTCGGCGAGGTGGCGCAGCAGGGACAGCACCTCGCGGGCGCTGCCGATGTCCAGCGCGCCGGTCGGCTCGTCGGCGAACACCACCTCGGGGTCGGTGACCAGCGCCCGAGCGACGGCGACCCGTTGTTGCTGGCCGCCGGAGAGCTGACCGGGCCGGTGGTCGCCGCGCCCGGCCAGCCCGACGCGGGCGAGCAGCTCCGCTGTGCGCCGGGGGTCGGGACTGCGCCTGTCCAGGCGCAGCGGCAGCTCGACGTTCTGTGCCGCGGTGAGCGCCGGGAGCAGGTTGAACGCCTGGAACACGAACCCGATCCGGCGCCGGCGGACTTCGGCCAGCGCGGCTTCGCCGAGCTCGGCCAGGTTCACGCCGTCGAGCTCGGCCGTGCCGGAGGTCGGCGTGCGCAGCCCGGCGGCGCAGTGCAGCAGCGTCGTCTTGCCCGACCCGGACGGGCCCATGATCGCCACGAACGCACCGCGGGGCACGTCCAGGTCGACGCCCCGCAGTGCGTCGACCGGTCCCCCTTCCCCCTCGAACCTGCATCGGAGCTGTCGTGCGCGAACTGACATCGAGACCCTCCCCAGTTATGAACGCTTATTTAAAACGAACGTTCACATGCTACGGTAGTCGACGTGGGACACCGGGACAACCTGATCGCCGCAGCGCGGCAGTGCCTCCTCGCGACGGGCTACGCACGCACGACCGTGCGAGACCTGGTCGCCGCGTCGGGGGCGAACCAGGCGTCGATCAACTACCACTTCGGCTCGAAGGACCAGCTGCTCACGAGGGCGCTGACCGAGCTCAACGCCGAATGGGGAGAGCTGCTGTTCTCCGCGCTCGGCAACCCGGACGAGCCGATCGGCCACGAGGAGCGCTGGCGCCGGATCATCGACTCGATCCGCGACCACCAGGACCTCTGGTTCGTCAACTTCGAGAGCGTCAGCTACGTCCAGCACGACGCCCAGATCCGTTCCATCAACGCCCACGGCCAGGAACTCGCGCGCACCGCGTTGGCCCGGTCGTTCGGCGGCCTCCCGCCGTCCGCCGACCCGGCAGACGTGCGCGCGGTGGGCGGCCACTACTACTCACTGCTCGTCGGTGTCGCCCTCCAGTGGCTCACCGATCCGGACAACGCGCCGAGCGCCGCGGACGTGGTCCGAGCGGACCGCCTGGCCGCCGAACGGACCTGAGGCCGGAGCCCGGCAGCACACCGGCACCGCCGAGCGCGAACGCCTGTGCGGGTGAACTCCAGCCCCACGGAGGTCACGCGGTCCACGCGGTTCAGCGCGTTGCCCACGTGGAAGATGCTGTGGATGCTCCCGCCCGCCGTCGCGGGCGAGGCCGTCACCACGTTGTGCCAAGCGATGTTGTTGCGCGCGTTGTTCTCCGGGCTGGAGCGTTCGGGGAACGTCATCGGGTCGGTGGTGGGGATCCATGATCGTGGGGTGGACAGGGGTGGTGTGAAACTGCACCCACTGACCAGGCCGGAACGAATCGGAGCCGGCTAGCGCCGCGTTCCTCGATGATGGTGCCGGCACGCGATGACGATCGACGCCGCTGAGGAGCGGGCGGTCCGGAAACTGGCTGGTGCCCGACACGCCCCCGGTGACTGGATCCGGCGGGCGCGAATCGTGGCCGCCGGCTGGGAAGGCGGGTCGACCAGGGTCATCGCCGCCGAGATCGGTGTCATCCGGGTCCGCCGCATCCTGCTCGCCGAAGGGAGGAGGTGGTGTCGGACCGTTCCTGGACCACGAGCAGCGACCCGGAGTTCGTCCCAAGAGGATGTGCGTCGTCGGGCGCTACACCGATCCGCCGGAGAGCGCGACCGCAGTCTGCGCCGACGGTCTCGGCCCCGTCATGCCCCGCACCTTCCCGCCCGCACCCGGCTCGTCCGCTCGGTCCCGATGCCCTGGGTTGGCGATGCCTGCCGCCCGTGCAACGCTGGTCAACGTGCGGAAACCGGATGAGGAATTGCCCCACCGCCTGCTCGGCGGCCTGCGTCTGGACGAGTTGTTGGACGAGGTGCGGGAGCGGTTGACCGAGATCGGGTCGACCAGGGACAAGATGCGGGGTCTGCTGGACGCGGTGCTCGCGGTGGGCGCCGGGTTGGAGTTGGACTCGACGTTGCAGCGGATCGTGCAGGCGGCGGTGCAGTTGGTCGGTGCGCGCTACGGCGCGTTGGGCGTGTTGGGCGGGAAGGCCGACCTGTCGCAGTTCGTCTACGTCGGCATCGACCCGGAGACGCGCTCGCACATGGGACACCTGCCGCAGGGCAAGGGGTTGCTCGGGCTGCTGATCAAGGACCCGCGGGCCATCCGGCTGCACGACCTGGCCGAGCACCCGGCGTCGGTGGGCTTTCCGGCGAACCACCCGCCGATGCACAGCTTCCTCGGTGTTCCGGTGCGGGTGCGCGACGAGGTGTTCGGCAACCTCTACATGACCGAGAAGATCGACGCCGCCGACTTCACCGCCGATGACGAGGTGGTGCTGACCGCGTTGGCCTCGGCGGCGGGTGTGGCGGTGGAGAACGCCCGGTTGTTCGAGCGTTCACGCATGCGTGAACGCTGGCTGGAGGCCACCGCGGAGATCAACTCGGAGCTGTTGGGCGGTGTCTCCTCCGACGACGCGCTGGGGTTGATCGCACAGCGGACCAGGGAGCTGTCCGGGGCGTCGATGTCGCTGATCGTGCTGGCCGAGGGGGCGGGGGAGCGGCGTCTGCGGATGGCGGCAGGTGCGGGAGCGCACGTCGAGGGTCTGGTCGGTGGAGTGCTCGGCGGGTCTGAGTCGTTCGTGCAGGAGGTGCTGGAGTCGGGCGCGCCGATGCTGGTCGAGGACCTGGGAGGCCGACTGGGTGACGTGTCGGTCGATGTCGGTCCCGGTGTCGCGGTGCCGTTGCGGTCGGGTTCGGTGGTGATCGGTGTGCTGCTGGTCGCGCGGGACAAGGGCGGTGCCCGGTTCGGTGTCGATCAGGTGCCGGTGTTGGCGGCGTTCGCCGATCAGGCGGCGGTGGCGCTGGAGTTCGCCGAGAACCAGCGCGCTCGACGGCAGGTCGACGTGCTGGAGGATCGCGATCGGATCGCGCGTGACCTGCACGACCACGTGATCCAGCGGTTGTTCGCCACCGGCATGAGCTTGCAGGGCGCGTTGGGGTCGATCCGGGAGCCGCGGGTGCGTGAGCGGGTGCAGAAGGCGGTCGTGCAGCTCGACGAGACGGTGTTGGAGATCCGGACCTCGATCTTCGACCTGCAGGGCAGCGACGACGTGCCTGGCCTGCGGCGACGGCTTCTCGACCTGATCTCCGAGCTCACCGGGGACGTGTCGGTCACACCGACCGTGCGGATGTCGGGCACGGTCGACAACTCGGTGCCGGACTACATCGGCGAGCACGCCGAGGCGGTCGTGCGGGAGCTGGTCAGCAACGCCGTGCGGCACGCCCGAGCCACCGAGTTGATCGTCACCGTGGAGGCCGGTGACTCGCTGGCGATCACGGTGGTGGACAACGGCGTCGGCATGCCTGCCCAGGTCGCGCGCAGTGGGCTGCGCAACGTGGAGCAGCGCGCCGTGGAACTCGGCGGCACGTGTGCGGTCGATCCGGGGACCGAGGGTGGCACGCGCGTGACGTGGCAGGTCCCGCTGGCCTGACCTACTCCTCGTCGGACGGGGCGCTCGGCTTGCGCAGGCGGGTGGCGAGGACGGCGGCCTGGGTGCGGCGTTCGAGGCCGAGCTTGGCCAGCAGGTGCGAGACGTAGTTCTTGACGGTCTTCTCGGCCAGGAACATCTTCTCGGCGATCTGCCGGTTGGTGAGGCCCTCGCCGATGTGGTCGAACACGGTGCGCTCCTGCTCGGTGAGGGTGCGCACCGGGTCGCCCTGCTCGCGTTCGCGGCGGATGCGGTTGAGCAGGGCGGCGGTGGAGCGGGCGTCGAGCAGGGACTCGCCGGCGGCGACCTTGCGGACGGCGTTCTGCAGGTCGTTGCCGAGGATGCGCTTGAGGACGAACCCGGACGCGCCGGCCATGATGGCGTCGAACAGGGCTTCGTCGTCGGTGAACGAGGTGAGCATCAGGCACTTGAGGTCGGGCATGCGGGAGCGCAGCTCGCGGCACAGCTCGATGCCGTTGCCGTCGGGCAGCCGCACGTCCAGCACCGCGACGTCGGCTCCGCTGTCGGGCACCCGGGCCAGCGCCTCGGCCACCGACCCCGCCTCGCCCACCACCTGCAAGCTGTCGTCGCTGTTCAACAGCTCCCGGACCCCGACCCGGACCACCTCGTGGTCGTCCACCAGGAACACGCGCGCCACCGGATCCACTCCTTCTTCCGTTTCCGTCAACCCTCACCGACACGGCCGCCCCGGCACAGGGTCCAAAGACCCTGCCATCGGAGGTGCGACGTCCTGCGGATCCGGTCGGATCCCCGACGTCGACCGCTGCTCGTCCAGGATGCGTCGCCACCATGCTGCCGGCGTGTCGCCGCCGCCACACCTCCGACGGGAGGCGCTGTCGGTGTCGCGCACGGCGTGGGTGGGGTCAACGCGTGGCGCGGGCTGGTGGGACAGCGGTGGCCGGCGAGTGGTGGAGGTCGTGGCGGCTCACTCCTGCGGGGGAGCGGTGCGCTACGAGGACGGGGCAGCGGGCGTGGTGCAGGGCGGTGCGGGTCAGCGGGCCGCGGTCGCCGAGGACGAGCAGGTCGGTGTCGGCGTGGCGGACGATGGCCTCGTGCGGATGCATGCGGGCCGGCACCGAGGTGTGGCGGATGCCGCGCAACAGCCGGTCGGCGTGGTCGGCGTGGTCGGTCAGCGGCAAGGGACGGAGGTCACGGTCATGGCTTGGTGATCGGTTCCAGCAGCAGGTCCTCGACCGCGCGCCGCGGGCTCGGCGGTACCGTCGAGCCGAACCCGATGCGCAGCACCGTCTGCGGCGCGATGGTTCCACCCAGTGTCCGGCGCAGCTGTTCGCGCACGGATCGCACCTCGATCGCCTGCGACATGAACGACGCGGACAGGCCGAGGGTCGTTGCCGTCAGCAGCACGCGTTGCAGCGCCTGCCCCGCCTGGAGCTCGGCCGGCGGCCCGTCGGAGAACGAGCAGAGCACGACGACCAGCGGGTCGGACTCGTAGTCCTTGCCCGGTGTGCGCTCGGCGGCTTCGAAATCGCGCAGCGCCCACTCGTCCTGCGGTGCGGGGCGGATCCCGGCCGAGGCGGGCGGGATGCCGTCCGCGCCTCGTGGACCGGTCCAGTCGGCCAGCTCGGCGCGGACCAGCGGATCCTCGATCTGGATGCGGTGCGCTTTCGACACCAGGCCCTGCAACCGGGCGCGTTCCGCGCGGTCGGTCACCACGTGCAGCCAAGACCGCTCGCGCTCGGCCGCCCGGACCAGTGCGTACCGGTGCGCGACGGGAATCGGCACGTCGCGGAAGGGCTTGCGGTTGGACCTGCGGACCGGCACCGCTTCGAGCAACTGCCGGGTGTCCTCGTCGAGGTCACGCCGGCCGCCGCGACGGATCGTGGCCAGCGCGCCGGGCGCTTCCGCTCCGGGCAGCAACGTGACCAGCGGCCGGATGCCGCGCTCGCGCAGTGCCAGGCGGAGGTTGAACAGCGCGGCGCCGCAGGCCAGCCGCAGCTCGCGGTCCTCCGGATCGGTGGCGGGAAGACGTCGGGCTGGATCGGCGTGCAACTCGATGCGGTCGGGTTCGAGCCGGAACCGCCACGGCTGGGTGTTGTGCACGGACGGGGCGAGCGTCGCCGTCGCCAGGACCTCGGCCACCTCGTCCCGGTCCAGCCCCAGCACCTCGGTCACACCTCTCATGGCCTGCTCCAAACCACATCACCTGCTCGGGATCACTGTCTCCACTGTCCGTTCGGAGAAGGCTCCGCCACACGGTCGAAGGTCCCGAGTGAGCGGGGCTGGACGACTCGATGTCCACGCCCACCCGGACGTTGGGAGCCGGTGAGAACGGCGACGCGGACTTAAGACCTTGCCCGATGAGGCCCAATGACCACTGCCCTCGGCACGTCGGCTGCCTAGCGTCGGACTTCAGAGGACAGGGCCCCGTGCGGCCCCACCGCCCGTGGCGGCGCGTCCGTCGACATCGAATCGGGAAGAGGAATCTGTGATGAGTGCCCCCATCGTGGTCGGAGTGGACGGCTCGACGTCGGCGTTGACGGCCACCAAGTGGGCCGCCGAGGAAGCCGCACGGCACCGCGTGCCGCTCAAGCTCGTGCACGCCTACCTGCCGCCCACCCGCGGCTACCCCGAGATCGTGCTGACCGGCCACGAGGTGCGGCAGGCGTTCGAACAGCAGGGCCGCCAGTGGCTCGAGGATGCCGCTGGCGCCGCCCGCGCGGTCGCACCGGACGTCGGGATCACGACGTCCCTGGTCGTCGACCGCCCCGCCGCGGCCCTGATCGCCGCGTCCCGCGACGCGTTCCAGGTGGTGCTCGGTTCGCAGGGCCTGGGTGGCTTCTCCGGTCTGCTGGTCGGTTCGGTCGCCGTCGCGGTCTCCGCGCACGGCACGAGCCCCGTGGTCGTCGTCCGGGAAGAGCTTGGCCACGACGGCCCGGTCGTGGTCGGCGTGGACGGCTCGGCGGCGAGCGAGGAGGCGGTCGCGTTCGCGTTCGCCGAGGCGTCCCTGCTCGGCGTGCCCCTCACCGCGCTCATCGCCTGGACCGACTTCCTGGTCGACAGCGCCTACCACTCCCGGTTCACCGTCGACTGGTCCCAGGTCGAGCAGGAGCAGCTGCGTCTGCTGTCCGAGCGCCTCGCGGGCTGGCAGGAGAAGTACCCCGACGTCCATGTGGAGCGCGTCGTCGTCCACGACCGCCCGGTCCGCGCACTGCTCAACGCCGCGAAGGACGCCCGGCTGCTCGTGGTGGGCAGCCACGGCCAAGGCGGCTTCACCGGCATGCTGCTCGGCTCCACCAGCCAGGCGCTGGTCCACCACGCCCCCTGCCCCCTCGCCGTGGTCCGGCCGGCCACCGCGGAGCAGTAGGCCCGCGGGTCGACGAGCGGGGGACCGATCACCGGACCGGTCGCCCGTTCGCCGTTCCTCTCCTCCGTGACCGCGGCCGTGGCGGGACTCAGGTGCGGTCGGCCGGCACGACCACGATCGGGCACGTCGCATGGCGCAGGCAGTCCGCCGCCACGCTGCCCGGGACCGGATCGGCGAGCCTGCGCTGACCGTGCGTGCCCCCACGAGCAGGTCCGCCTGCCTGGACGCTTGGGCCGGCGCGGTGCCCGCGTCACCGGTGATGGTCACCTCGGTCACCGGGGGCGCACCCGGCACGGTGGCGCGGACCTCCTCCACGATCGTGTGAAGTTCGCGGGCGGGGTGTCGGTGGCCGGGGTTGTCGGCGTGGGGTGCCCGCCCATGACGTGGCTGCCACGAATTCCGTCTCGCGCAGCCACGCCGTCGTCGCCTCGACGGCGTCACCGGTCTTCACCGCTGGCGCCGGCGCCCAGCGCAGGGCCTCGCGGCTCGCCGGCGAGCCGTCCACCAACCAGGATCATGGCTTCCTCCTCTGCTCTCACCTCGAGCGTTCGCTCCGTGCCGGTGGGACCGGCAGGGTCCTGGGTCACCGACCTCGGGGTCGATGCGCACCCGCGCGCGGCCGGCGCCGCCTTCAGGGCCGAAGGTCCCGCCGCCGACGGGACCGCAGCCACTGACCTCGTCGAACAGATGCCGGGAGGCTTGAGCCGAACACCCGAGGAGGAGTCATGGACGAGACGATCGTGGTGGGCGTGGACGGCTCGCCGGTCAGCCGGACCGCGTTGCGGTGGGCGGTCGAGGAGGCGAAGCTGCGCGGTTGCGCGGTGGAGGCCGTCCTGGCCTGGCACGTGGACTACGGCATGGTGATCGGCCCCGTGTCGGCCACGGTCGCCGCCGGGATCGACCGCGACGAGGTGCGCGAGAGCTACCGGCGCGTGCTGGACGACGTGGTGGCCGAGGTCGGTCCGGAGGTCCGGGCCGTGCTCGCCGAGGGCGACGCCCGCGAGGTGCTGACGAAGGCGTCCGAGCACGCGGCGCTGCTGGTGGTGGGCAGCCGGGGAGCGGGACCGATTCGCGAGGTGTTGCTGGGCTCGGTCAGCTCCCACTGCGTGCACCACGCGACGTGCCCGGTGGTCGTCGTGCGCGAGCCCGAGCCCGAGCACGTCGAGCCGAAGCCGGCCGTCACCCCGGGACCGCTGCTGTGACTGCCTCGGTGCACGGCGACCGCGCACTGCTGGCGGACGGGTCCGTGGTTGCGCTGCGGGAGCTGGGTCCGGCCGACGCGGACGCCCTGCTCGCGCTGCACCGCGACCTGCCGGTGGACGACCGCTACCTGCGGTTCTTCAGCGCCGCGCCGCAACACCCGGACGAGTTCGTCGCTCGACTGACCTCACCCGAAGATCCGTTGCACGTCGTGATCGGCGCGTTCGCCTCCGACGTGCTGGTCGGCGCCGCGAGCTACGTCCCGCTCGACGACGACACCGCCGAGGTGGCGCTGGTGGTCGCGCACGACCGGCAGTCCCGCGGTGTCGGCACGCTGCTGCTGGAGCACCTGGTCTCGTCGGCCAGGCGGCGGGGTGTGCGGCGGTTCCGCGCCGACGTGCTCACGGTGAACTCGAAGATGCTGCGCGTGTTCGCCGACCTCGGTCTGGTGTGGACGTCCACGGCGGACAACGGCGAGGTGCGCGTCGACCTCGGCCTCGACCCCGGTGAGCGGTACCTGGAGGCCGTCGCCGACCGGGAGCAGGCCGCCGACGTGGCCAGCCTGCGGTCGGTGCTCGAGCCCGACTCGGTCGTGGTGGTCGGTGCGAGCCGCAAGTCGTCCTCCGTGGGCAACGCGGTGCTGGCCAACCTGGTCGAGGGCGGCTACACCGGCGCGCTGCACGCGGTGAACCCGCACGCCCACCAGGTGCTGGGCGTTGCCTGCCACCGGTCGGTGGCCGACCTGCCCGAGGCCCCTGACCTGGCGGTGGTGTGCGTGCCCGCCGCAGTGGTGCCGCAGGTCGCCGAGGACTGCGGGCGACGGGGGGTGAAGGCGCTGGTCGTCATCACCTCCGGCGTCGACCCCGAACGCCTGCTGGAGGTCGTGCGCCGGTACGGGATGCGGATGGTCGGCCCGAACTGCGTCGGTGTGTCGAACACCGACCCGGACGTCCGGTTGGACGCCACCTTCACCCGTGACCGGACCGAGCCGGGCGGGATCGGCCTGGTCACCCAGTCGGGTGGTGTGGCGATCGCGGCGGCCGAGCAGTTGCGGCGGCTGGGGCTGGGCACCTCGCAGCTGGTCTCGACCGGCGACAAGTACGACGTGTCCGGCAACGACCTGCTGCTGTGGTGGGAACGCGACGAGCGGACCCGGGCGGTGGCGCTGTACCTGGAGTCGTTCGGCAACCCGCGCAAGTTCTCCCGGCTGGCCCGCCGGGTGGCGCGCCGCAAGCCGGTGCTGGCGATCCGGGCGGCGAGCAGCGAGGCCGGCCGGCGCGCCGCCGCGTCGCACACCGCCTCGACCGCCACCCCGGCGGTGACGCGCGACGCGTTGTTCCGACAGGCGGGAGTGATCGCGGTGGACGGCGTCGGCGAGATGGTCGACGTCCTGGCCGCGCTGCACGCCACCCCTCTGCCCGCCGGACGTTCGGTGGCTGTGCTCGGCAACGCAGGTGGGCTGGGTGTGCTGGCCGCGGACGCCTGCGCGCACCACGGGCTCACCACCGCCGAACTCGGCGCGGGCACGGTCGAGGCGCTGAAGGCGCTGCTGCCGAGCACGGCGAGCCCGCACAACCCGGTCGACACGACCGCGGTCGTGGCCGACCCGGCGGTGGACGCGGTCATCGCGGTCACCGTCCCCACAGCACTGGGCGACCCGGCCGGCGGCATCCACCCCACGGCCAAGCCGGTGCTCGCGGTGAGCACCGACCAGGACGCGTCGGTGTCGCTGCGCGACGACGCCATCGCCCGCTACACCGAGCCCGCCCGTGCCGCCGCCGTGCTCGCCTCGCTGGCCGAACGCTCGGCGTGGTTGCGCCGCCCGGCGCCGCAGCCGGCCGAGTTGCCCGGGATCGACCTGCCGCCCGCCCGCGCGGTCGTCGCCGAGCACTTCACCGCCGAACCCGGAGGCGGGTGGCTCGACCCCGATCAGGCGGTGCGGCTGCTGGGCGCGTTCGGGCTGCCCGTCCTCGGCGGTGTGCTGGTGCAAGACGCCCGATCCGCGGTGGCCGCACAGCGGTCCTTCGGCGGACCCGTCGTCCTCAAGGCCGTGGCGCGCGGGCTGCTGCACAAGAGCAAGGGCGGCGGCGTGCTGCTCGACCTGGCCGGCGAGTCCACGGTGACCCATGCGTTCGAGTCGCTGCGCGAGCGGTTCGGCGAGCAGTTGCACGGCGTGTTCGTGCAGCCGATGGCAGACCGCGGCCGCGAACTCCTCGTCGGGGTCGTCACGGACTCGCAGTTCGGCCCGCTCCTGGTGACTGGACTGGGCGGCGTGGACACCGACCTGGTCGACGACCGCGCCGCCGCGCTCGCGCCGCTGTCGGAGGCGGACGTGGACGACCTGCTGCACGGCTTCCGCGCCGCGCGGGCGGTCTTCCGAGAGCACGACGAAACGGCCGTGCGGGACGTGCTGCTGCGGGTCGGCCGACTGGCCGAGCTCGTGCCTGAGATCGCCGAACTCGACCTCAACCCGCTGGTCCTGACCGGTGAGCGCGTGCTGGCGGTCGACGCCAGGGTTCGCGTCGCGCCCGCGGCACCGGTCGACCCTTTCCTGCGCAGGCTCCGCGACCCCAGGCGGCCTTCGTGATCCCGCCGTCCACGACGAACATCGAGATGAGCGAGGTGGAGTCATGAGCACAGGTCCGATCGTCGTCGGCATCGACGGCACCCCCGCAAGCGAACGCGCACTGCGCTGGGCCGTGGACGAGGCGACGCAGCGCAAGCTCCCGCTGCACGTGGTCAACGCCTACGCCTACGAGCCGCTGGCCGACTGGGCGATGACCTCCGAGCAGGACGCGCGGGCCCGGTCGGAGGCCCTGGTCGAGGACGCGCTGCGTGCGGCGGCCGTGGGCAGGCTCGAACTCCCGCAGGTCATCAGGCACTGCGTGCGGGGACCGGCCGCCGAGGCGCTGGAAGGACTGACGCGCGGCGCGTCGATGCTGGTGGTGGCCTCGCACAGCGGCAGCCGGCTGCGGCGGGCGCTGCTGGGCAGCACCAGCGCGCACTGCGTCCGGCACGCGACCGTGCCCGTGGTCGTCCTCCCACCGGCCGACGAGCAGCACGACGGGGACGCGGTCGTCGCGGGGCAGGAGGCCGGGCGATGAGGGGCCGCGACCTGACGACACGTGACGTGGTGACCGTGTCGCCCGAGACGTCCGCACGTGACGCGGCGGCGCTGCCGGCGGCGAGGGATTTCACCGCGTTGCCGGTGGCCGACGGTTCCGGGGCACTGGTCGGCGTGGTCACCGAGGCCGACGCGTTGCGTGACCGGCTGCCTCCGGACCCGCGCCCGCTCGTGCACGGACAGCCGTCACGGGCGCGTGCCGTGCCGCGTCGGACCGTCGCCGACGTGACGAGCGAGCCGGTCACCGGCGCGTCGCCCGGCACGGACATCGCTGAGCCGGCCCGGCAGATGCCGGAGCACGGCGCTCGCAGCCTGGGCCACCACGCCAACCCGCACCGCTGGACGGTGTCGGTGGTGGACGGCCGGGTGGCGATCGTGGACGAGTTGGACGACGAACGCGACCGCCTCGTGGCCGCGGTGCCTGCCGGCGCCGTGCCCGGCGTGGCCGACGTGAGCTTCCCGGAGACCCGTCGTGCCGTCGACCACGGCTGAGCACGAGGCCGCGCCGCACGGCCTGCCGGTGCACGAGGTCGTGCTGATCGCCGAGACCGACGCCGAGACCGGCCTGTCCGGCACCGCGGCCGGCGAGCGGTTGGCCTCTCTAGGACCGAACAGGCTGCCCGAGCGGCGCGGTCCCGGCCGACTGCGGCGGATGCTCGCCCAGTTCCACAACCCGCTGATCT
It contains:
- a CDS encoding universal stress protein, with translation MDETIVVGVDGSPVSRTALRWAVEEAKLRGCAVEAVLAWHVDYGMVIGPVSATVAAGIDRDEVRESYRRVLDDVVAEVGPEVRAVLAEGDAREVLTKASEHAALLVVGSRGAGPIREVLLGSVSSHCVHHATCPVVVVREPEPEHVEPKPAVTPGPLL
- a CDS encoding Acg family FMN-binding oxidoreductase, which produces MRGVTEVLGLDRDEVAEVLATATLAPSVHNTQPWRFRLEPDRIELHADPARRLPATDPEDRELRLACGAALFNLRLALRERGIRPLVTLLPGAEAPGALATIRRGGRRDLDEDTRQLLEAVPVRRSNRKPFRDVPIPVAHRYALVRAAERERSWLHVVTDRAERARLQGLVSKAHRIQIEDPLVRAELADWTGPRGADGIPPASAGIRPAPQDEWALRDFEAAERTPGKDYESDPLVVVLCSFSDGPPAELQAGQALQRVLLTATTLGLSASFMSQAIEVRSVREQLRRTLGGTIAPQTVLRIGFGSTVPPSPRRAVEDLLLEPITKP
- a CDS encoding response regulator, whose translation is MARVFLVDDHEVVRVGVRELLNSDDSLQVVGEAGSVAEALARVPDSGADVAVLDVRLPDGNGIELCRELRSRMPDLKCLMLTSFTDDEALFDAIMAGASGFVLKRILGNDLQNAVRKVAAGESLLDARSTAALLNRIRREREQGDPVRTLTEQERTVFDHIGEGLTNRQIAEKMFLAEKTVKNYVSHLLAKLGLERRTQAAVLATRLRKPSAPSDEE
- a CDS encoding TetR/AcrR family transcriptional regulator, producing the protein MGHRDNLIAAARQCLLATGYARTTVRDLVAASGANQASINYHFGSKDQLLTRALTELNAEWGELLFSALGNPDEPIGHEERWRRIIDSIRDHQDLWFVNFESVSYVQHDAQIRSINAHGQELARTALARSFGGLPPSADPADVRAVGGHYYSLLVGVALQWLTDPDNAPSAADVVRADRLAAERT
- a CDS encoding FtsX-like permease family protein, which gives rise to MLKLALRLVSHHRTTAVATGLIALVGMALVVAMTTILATGLADRTAAADRAFLTQFPLIMGGWVVAIVVFAMVSTISVTLDGRAEEISGLRLIGAGPRQVRVLVSAETLAISAAAAPPGLGLGYLLGWLLFQGVRGTGLTEAGTVYSPGIVLPVVGVVVVLGAGVPAAWIGSRKAAERSPVETGAPSRPGSSRVARRRMVAAVLLVAGVGSASAVPALPADSIATTATTGPATVLTAIGLAVLAPDLVVLANRLLRVCTLRDRGAESHLATLNLAAAPERMRPAVTFLTLLVGVSAGTLAMQGIEDRHVAADSTARVLASVNYLVVVLIGLFMAIALTNNLVAAIGRRRGEFAVLALIGSTGKQTRGVLLRETAAATATAVVVATIGAVVCVVPFAVVKTGSPAAAFAVGPLLLSAVLGAVVALLVTALAGWRAVRAVAVPA
- a CDS encoding GAF domain-containing protein → MPAARATLVNVRKPDEELPHRLLGGLRLDELLDEVRERLTEIGSTRDKMRGLLDAVLAVGAGLELDSTLQRIVQAAVQLVGARYGALGVLGGKADLSQFVYVGIDPETRSHMGHLPQGKGLLGLLIKDPRAIRLHDLAEHPASVGFPANHPPMHSFLGVPVRVRDEVFGNLYMTEKIDAADFTADDEVVLTALASAAGVAVENARLFERSRMRERWLEATAEINSELLGGVSSDDALGLIAQRTRELSGASMSLIVLAEGAGERRLRMAAGAGAHVEGLVGGVLGGSESFVQEVLESGAPMLVEDLGGRLGDVSVDVGPGVAVPLRSGSVVIGVLLVARDKGGARFGVDQVPVLAAFADQAAVALEFAENQRARRQVDVLEDRDRIARDLHDHVIQRLFATGMSLQGALGSIREPRVRERVQKAVVQLDETVLEIRTSIFDLQGSDDVPGLRRRLLDLISELTGDVSVTPTVRMSGTVDNSVPDYIGEHAEAVVRELVSNAVRHARATELIVTVEAGDSLAITVVDNGVGMPAQVARSGLRNVEQRAVELGGTCAVDPGTEGGTRVTWQVPLA
- a CDS encoding ABC transporter ATP-binding protein; this translates as MSVRARQLRCRFEGEGGPVDALRGVDLDVPRGAFVAIMGPSGSGKTTLLHCAAGLRTPTSGTAELDGVNLAELGEAALAEVRRRRIGFVFQAFNLLPALTAAQNVELPLRLDRRSPDPRRTAELLARVGLAGRGDHRPGQLSGGQQQRVAVARALVTDPEVVFADEPTGALDIGSAREVLSLLRHLADRGQTIIMVTHDPVAASYSDSVLFLADGLVVDRLARPNAATVANRMAALVESAERAANAVGVR
- a CDS encoding universal stress protein, whose protein sequence is MSAPIVVGVDGSTSALTATKWAAEEAARHRVPLKLVHAYLPPTRGYPEIVLTGHEVRQAFEQQGRQWLEDAAGAARAVAPDVGITTSLVVDRPAAALIAASRDAFQVVLGSQGLGGFSGLLVGSVAVAVSAHGTSPVVVVREELGHDGPVVVGVDGSAASEEAVAFAFAEASLLGVPLTALIAWTDFLVDSAYHSRFTVDWSQVEQEQLRLLSERLAGWQEKYPDVHVERVVVHDRPVRALLNAAKDARLLVVGSHGQGGFTGMLLGSTSQALVHHAPCPLAVVRPATAEQ